The following are from one region of the Candidatus Protochlamydia phocaeensis genome:
- a CDS encoding patatin-like phospholipase family protein translates to MLPLNFDAVGSNPGEKEPEEYFLSAKHIPSNQKFTVASWDGGGVRGIIPITIIQDICKRSGLDPYEFIDMGIGTSTGGLLCAAYLGQKNDQPLFKASTLSDFWKDKIGEVFRNHTWLARLFPLSDGIFWVKYSADGLEKVIGEIADNTMDIKANMSAPTIFTSYDATVGKPFYFRSTDVENSLDKTIYKVKSVLRCTTAAPGYLPAAKITIDQEDHAFLDGGLANNNPSLIGYIEAQNLAGSRPIQVLSFGTGEVDYTVSYNRIARAGFLGVAPVVFNAFFAAMENHPTQELSKTLKDNFHRFQVYGLPSEHSGLDDVSSVPYLEEVAREWIEKNNDLLETVASSLKPKLDPSDPYAKTIEF, encoded by the coding sequence AAAGAGCCAGAAGAATATTTTTTAAGTGCCAAACACATTCCTTCCAATCAAAAATTTACGGTGGCCAGCTGGGATGGCGGAGGAGTAAGAGGCATAATACCTATCACAATCATCCAAGACATCTGTAAGAGGAGCGGCCTAGATCCCTACGAATTTATTGATATGGGCATTGGCACATCCACAGGCGGGCTTTTATGCGCCGCTTACCTAGGCCAAAAAAATGATCAACCTTTATTTAAAGCCTCCACGCTTTCAGATTTTTGGAAGGACAAGATTGGAGAAGTTTTTCGCAATCATACCTGGCTTGCGCGTCTTTTTCCTCTTTCCGATGGAATATTTTGGGTAAAATATTCTGCAGATGGATTAGAGAAAGTCATCGGAGAAATCGCAGATAATACAATGGACATTAAAGCCAATATGTCTGCGCCCACCATTTTTACCTCTTATGATGCCACGGTAGGAAAGCCTTTTTATTTTAGATCAACAGATGTGGAGAACAGTTTAGATAAAACAATCTATAAAGTGAAAAGCGTTTTAAGATGCACAACAGCAGCTCCTGGCTATTTGCCAGCCGCTAAGATAACCATCGATCAGGAAGACCATGCCTTTTTAGATGGCGGCCTTGCCAACAACAATCCGAGCTTGATAGGATATATAGAAGCGCAAAACTTGGCGGGCTCAAGACCCATTCAAGTGCTATCTTTTGGAACGGGAGAAGTGGATTATACTGTTTCTTACAATCGAATCGCTCGCGCAGGATTTCTTGGCGTTGCCCCTGTTGTTTTCAATGCCTTCTTTGCTGCCATGGAAAACCATCCTACACAAGAGTTAAGCAAAACATTAAAGGACAATTTTCACCGTTTCCAAGTATATGGCCTTCCTTCGGAACATTCCGGGCTGGATGATGTGTCTTCCGTTCCTTATTTGGAAGAAGTAGCGCGAGAGTGGATCGAAAAGAACAATGATCTGCTAGAAACCGTCGCGTCTTCTTTAAAGCCCAAACTAGATCCAAGTGACCCTTATGCCAAAACCATTGAATTTTAA